A window from Aliamphritea hakodatensis encodes these proteins:
- a CDS encoding EAL domain-containing protein encodes MPGAMYFLLARLTVLLTAPPGEPSIIWPPAGFAIVILMLLGKRALPSLFAGMLAHQLYFWFTGAPETALHLQVILGGIISVGAMLQAVIAVRLINRYVGPDDPLIDDRAILRFLLIVGPLSSLVACTTAIICFAVFNTMPVAELGAVWLTWWLGDSIGAMIITPLLLSLIKSSPVGRFNRRVSVGMPILGLLLVIGLLFVVTGEREKDERNQLFVRQAGTLHLQVVGAFQESFQLLNMTRSFLESGGYVSKDEFSIFGQGLLDQSKGIQALEWIPRVASFNRTSFENANDGPGDIKVFDGDKIKRAPDKAVYYPVKYVQPLTGNERAYGYDVSSNPMAKEAQDYAFLYNSIGATAPIRLIQESGQQAGVVVYLSMSQKGKEHVWDNHLGFVAMVYRADDFITSHLLGPNTSLTRQIYIRITDVTDDTPKELYRSPRFEERLMDPADDRHIRRLFLLGGRQWEFEYLPASESLYKDGISSSWLILSAGMLFASLICGWLLTLTGRTVRVGELVNEKTANLQHEIEERRSAELALRKLSKAVEYSPYMVVISRLDGTVEYASPKVLEVTGFSEDEVVGQPINMLHYDQGQETSYDTIWEMLRSTREWQGELLNLRKNGQAYWANVHIAPIYDEEDQVTHYVSIHQDITEAREISEQLNYQASHDQLTDLVNRRAFEQLLEQTLEHSQVTGEEHVFCFLDLDQFKVVNDTCGHIAGDELLRQLAHLLQERIRSGDTLARLGGDEFGILMRNCNLQQAERVANDLREKIASFKFSWEKQIFSVGVSIGVVEIDQHSVNKIELMKQADSACYTAKENGRNRVHLYQQDDAMLLKREGEMQWVSEINAALDEDRFVLFGQIILPLQDQGLKPDIEVLLRLRDKDGNLVPPGAFLPAVERYHLSSRVDRWVVEHTLDWLEQNAMVFSRTIGRCAINLSGGSLGDSTIQDAILQRLKASTIPASTLKFEITETSAIANLSDAKDFINALKAFGCHFSLDDFGSGLSSFAYLKNLPVDTLKIDGIFIREIVENKLDLAMVKSINEIGHVMGMQTVAEFVENDEILELLREIGIDYGQGYGLGRPKPLVELLLEQQQLRALEIS; translated from the coding sequence ATGCCTGGGGCTATGTATTTCCTGTTAGCCCGGTTAACGGTGCTGCTGACGGCACCTCCCGGTGAACCCTCCATCATCTGGCCACCGGCCGGCTTTGCCATTGTCATTCTTATGCTGCTGGGGAAACGTGCTCTGCCGAGCCTGTTTGCCGGCATGCTGGCCCATCAGTTGTATTTCTGGTTCACAGGGGCCCCCGAAACAGCACTTCATCTTCAGGTTATATTAGGCGGCATCATCAGTGTTGGTGCAATGCTGCAGGCGGTGATAGCGGTCCGTCTGATTAACCGTTATGTGGGACCAGATGATCCGCTGATTGATGACCGGGCGATTCTGCGTTTTCTGCTGATTGTCGGGCCGCTCAGTTCGCTGGTGGCCTGTACCACGGCGATTATCTGTTTTGCCGTTTTCAATACCATGCCGGTTGCTGAGCTGGGAGCCGTGTGGCTGACCTGGTGGCTGGGTGACAGCATCGGCGCCATGATTATAACGCCGCTGTTGCTGTCGCTGATAAAGTCCAGCCCGGTAGGCCGCTTCAATCGCCGGGTGAGTGTGGGGATGCCCATTCTGGGTCTGTTGCTGGTCATCGGCCTGTTGTTTGTGGTGACCGGCGAACGGGAAAAAGATGAGCGTAACCAGTTATTCGTTCGTCAGGCAGGAACCCTGCATTTACAAGTGGTCGGGGCGTTTCAGGAAAGTTTTCAGCTGCTGAATATGACCCGGTCTTTCCTGGAAAGTGGCGGCTATGTATCCAAAGACGAGTTTTCCATTTTCGGGCAGGGGTTGCTGGATCAGAGTAAAGGTATTCAGGCGCTGGAGTGGATTCCCCGGGTGGCCAGTTTCAACCGGACATCTTTTGAAAATGCCAATGATGGCCCCGGTGATATCAAGGTATTCGACGGTGACAAGATTAAACGTGCCCCGGATAAAGCGGTGTATTACCCCGTTAAGTATGTCCAGCCGTTAACCGGTAACGAGCGGGCGTATGGGTACGATGTGTCTTCCAACCCGATGGCTAAAGAGGCGCAGGATTACGCCTTTCTGTATAACAGCATCGGTGCGACAGCCCCGATCCGGCTGATTCAGGAATCCGGCCAGCAGGCCGGTGTGGTGGTCTATCTGTCGATGAGTCAGAAGGGTAAGGAGCATGTCTGGGATAATCATCTGGGCTTTGTGGCGATGGTATACCGGGCGGATGACTTTATTACCAGCCATTTACTCGGGCCGAATACATCCCTGACACGGCAGATATACATCCGGATTACGGATGTAACCGATGACACGCCTAAGGAACTGTACCGGTCTCCCAGGTTTGAAGAGCGTCTGATGGACCCGGCTGATGACCGGCACATCCGGCGTTTATTCCTGCTGGGTGGCCGTCAGTGGGAGTTCGAATATTTACCGGCCAGTGAATCCCTGTACAAAGATGGAATCTCTTCCAGCTGGCTGATTTTGTCGGCGGGCATGCTGTTTGCGTCTCTGATCTGCGGCTGGTTGCTGACCCTGACCGGCCGGACCGTTCGGGTCGGGGAGCTGGTGAATGAAAAAACCGCTAACCTGCAACATGAAATTGAGGAGCGTCGTTCCGCGGAGCTGGCGCTGCGTAAACTGTCTAAAGCGGTTGAGTACAGCCCCTACATGGTGGTGATCTCACGGCTTGACGGCACGGTTGAATACGCCAGCCCTAAAGTATTGGAGGTAACCGGTTTTTCAGAGGATGAGGTGGTTGGTCAGCCAATTAACATGCTGCATTACGATCAGGGACAGGAAACATCCTATGACACCATCTGGGAAATGTTGCGCAGCACCCGGGAGTGGCAGGGTGAGCTACTGAACCTGCGTAAGAATGGCCAGGCTTACTGGGCCAATGTACACATTGCGCCAATCTATGATGAAGAAGATCAGGTTACCCACTATGTATCAATCCATCAGGACATCACCGAAGCCCGGGAAATTTCTGAACAGCTTAATTATCAGGCCAGTCATGATCAGCTGACGGATCTGGTGAACCGGCGGGCGTTTGAACAATTGCTTGAACAGACGTTGGAACACAGCCAGGTTACCGGTGAAGAACACGTATTCTGCTTTCTCGATCTGGATCAGTTCAAGGTGGTTAACGATACCTGCGGACACATTGCCGGTGACGAATTACTGCGCCAGTTAGCGCATTTGCTGCAGGAAAGAATTCGCAGTGGTGATACGCTGGCCCGTCTGGGGGGCGACGAGTTCGGTATTCTGATGCGTAACTGCAATTTGCAGCAGGCGGAACGGGTTGCCAATGATCTGCGGGAAAAAATTGCCTCCTTCAAGTTCAGCTGGGAAAAACAGATTTTCAGCGTGGGTGTCAGTATCGGTGTGGTTGAAATCGATCAGCACAGTGTGAATAAGATTGAGCTGATGAAACAGGCAGATTCAGCCTGTTATACCGCCAAGGAAAACGGCCGGAACCGGGTGCATCTGTACCAGCAGGATGATGCCATGCTGCTGAAGCGGGAAGGGGAAATGCAGTGGGTATCGGAAATCAATGCCGCCCTGGATGAAGACCGTTTTGTACTCTTCGGGCAGATTATTCTGCCGCTGCAGGATCAGGGCCTGAAACCGGATATCGAAGTGTTACTGCGTTTGCGGGATAAAGATGGCAATCTTGTGCCTCCCGGAGCTTTTCTGCCGGCGGTGGAGCGTTACCATCTGAGCAGCCGGGTTGACCGCTGGGTGGTGGAACATACTCTTGACTGGCTGGAACAGAATGCCATGGTCTTCTCCCGCACGATTGGTCGCTGTGCCATTAATCTGTCTGGCGGATCCCTCGGTGACAGCACCATTCAGGATGCCATTCTGCAGCGCCTGAAAGCATCCACAATACCGGCATCGACCCTGAAATTTGAAATTACAGAAACCTCTGCGATCGCCAATCTTTCAGACGCCAAGGATTTCATTAACGCCCTGAAAGCATTTGGCTGTCATTTCTCACTGGATGACTTTGGCAGCGGTTTG
- a CDS encoding DUF1820 family protein, whose amino-acid sequence MEKDAIYRIKFLNQDEVYEVYAKHLYQSDLWGFLEVEEFVFGSQTQMVVDPSEEKLKQQFEDVERSYIPMQSVIRIDEVKHHGVAKITPARGTNVAAFPGMPPKHK is encoded by the coding sequence ATGGAAAAAGACGCGATTTACCGGATTAAGTTTCTCAATCAGGATGAAGTCTACGAGGTGTATGCCAAGCATCTCTACCAAAGCGATTTATGGGGATTTCTGGAAGTGGAAGAGTTTGTCTTTGGCAGTCAGACCCAGATGGTGGTCGACCCGTCGGAAGAAAAGCTCAAGCAACAGTTTGAAGATGTGGAGCGAAGCTATATTCCGATGCAGTCTGTTATCCGTATCGATGAAGTAAAACATCATGGCGTGGCTAAAATCACGCCGGCCCGGGGAACAAATGTAGCGGCTTTCCCCGGAATGCCGCCAAAGCACAAGTAG